In Stomoxys calcitrans chromosome 2, idStoCalc2.1, whole genome shotgun sequence, the following proteins share a genomic window:
- the LOC106089200 gene encoding venom acid phosphatase Acph-1 yields the protein MTNIDCKSRRGTKISVIILGGALCAVMMAYFVFGDNNDERGLRNLRMISILFRHGEKNPSGLYPNDPHSTHEWPGGLGALTQKGSLQSYNLGKNLRMRYYRLLPPNGLYTQQQVSVLSSAAERCLMSANSLLAGFMPPLEHNNPLPIEWQTVAVNSIPRNEDTLLAQKKPCAKYDTILEKLYKSPPPDLKKIDEENYNLYRLLTKHTGKNITSVLDVELLYNILKIESEAGLTLPDWAENIYPDRLEPLAERSYTLFTETNLMKKVKGGAFLTEIHSKMINKRKRNLNPDRKIFLYSGHDVTLVNVMNSLNIMDQTAKLPEYASALAFELHHSSLFKDDFEVKIVYYYNSDDKFPKELAIPNCDAPCSLTQFTASISHLLLDNYDETCENPTPADCKT from the exons ATGACAAACATAGATTGTAAATCGAGGCGTGGCACCAAAATATCGGTGATCATTTTGGGCGGCGCTTTATGTGCTGTAATGATGGCTTATTTTGTCTTTGGCGATAATAATGATGAGCGGGGCCTACGCAATTTACGTATGATATCAATA ctCTTCAGACATGGGGAAAAAAATCCCAGCGGTCTCTATCCAAATGATCCGCATAGTACTCACGAATGGCCAGGTGGTTTGGGAGCTTTAACACAG AAAGGTAGTTTACAATCCTACAATTTGGGCAAAAATCTGCGCATGCGCTATTATCGGTTACTACCTCCCAATGGTCTCTACACGCAGCAGCAAGTATCGGTTTTAAGTTCCGCAGCAGAACGTTGCCTTATGAGTGCCAATAGTTTGTTGGCAGGATTCATGCCGCCATTGGAGCATAATAATCCCTTGCCCATTGAATGGCAGACAGTGGCAGTGAATTCTATACCAAGGAATGAGGATAcg TTGCTAGCCCAAAAGAAaccttgtgccaaatatgatacaATTCTGGAGAAATTGTATAAATCACCACCACCGGACTTAAAGAAAATCGATGAGGAAAATTACAATCTTTATCGTCTGCTGACCAAACACACTGGCAAGAATATCACCTCGGTCTTGGATGTGGAACTGTTgtataatattttgaaaatcgaGAGTGAAGCTGGTCTTACACTACCCGATTGGGCAGAGAATATATATCCGGATCGTTTGGAACCATTGGCAGAACGTAGTTATACCCTATTTACCGAAACGAATCTCATGAAAAAGGTGAAGGGTGGAGCTTTTCTAACGGAAATTCATTCCAAAAtgataaacaaaagaaaacgaaaTTTAAATCCAGATAGAAAAATATTCCTATACTCAGGGCATGATGTCACCCTGGTCAATGTTATGAACTCTTTGAACATAATGGATCAGACAGCGAAATTGCCAGAGTATGCTTCAGCTTTGGCATTTGAGCTGCATCATAGTTCATTGTTTAAggatgattttgaagtgaag atTGTCTATTATTACAACAGCGATGATAAATTCCCCAAAGAATTGGCCATACCCAATTGTGATGCCCCTTGTTCCTTGACCCAATTTACCGCTTCAATAAGTCATTTACTTTTGGATAATTATGATGAGACCTGTGAGAATCCCACACCCGCCGATTGCAAAACCTAG
- the LOC106089180 gene encoding glutathione S-transferase 1 yields the protein MASKPILYGSHTSPTVNAVVITFKALNVDYEFREVKPLKGENQTQEYLRKNPTGTIPALETEDHKFIGDSHVITAYLVDRYAPNDSLYPKDLYKRAKVQQLQHFSNNVLFTNCVKAAYAPIFARLKTTVPEEILANFDFAYATLERFLEQNKWVAGDQMTVADFNCITSVVSMKSLRPVTKEKYPLIYDWINRMLAIPYVAETFNSEPMQSSRRFLNKQMAKSHL from the coding sequence ATGGCATCGAAACCAATTCTCTACGGTTCTCACACCAGTCCCACGGTAAATGCCGTCGTCATTACGTTTAAAGCACTCAATGTGGACTATGAATTTCGAGAAGTGAAACCATTGAAAGGTGAAAATCAGACACAAGAATATTTGCGTAAAAATCCCACCGGCACAATACCTGCTTTGGAAACAGAGGATCATAAATTTATAGGCGATTCTCATGTCATAACCGCTTATCTGGTTGATCGCTATGCCCCAAATGATTCGCTCTACCCCAAGGATTTGTATAAACGGGCCAAAGTTCAACAACTGCAACATTTCTCCAATAATGTTCTCTTCACCAATTGTGTTAAAGCTGCCTATGCGCCTATATTCGCGCGTTTGAAGACCACAGTGCCTGAAGAGATTTTGGCCAATTTTGATTTCGCCTATGCTACGCTGGAAAGATTTCTAGAGCAGAACAAATGGGTTGCAGGTGATCAGATGACGGTGGCCGATTTTAATTGTATAACCTCGGTGGTATCGATGAAATCTTTAAGGCCAGTGACTAAAGAGAAATATCCCCTAATCTATGATTGGATTAATCGTATGTTGGCCATACCCTATGTTGCTGAAACATTTAACAGTGAACCCATGCAGTCATCGCGaagatttttaaataaacaaatggCCAAGTCACATTTGTAA
- the LOC106089181 gene encoding glutathione S-transferase 1, giving the protein MASKPVLYGSLTSPTVNAVVIALRALDVDYELRDVKPLKGENLTEEYLNKNPTGTIPALETEDHQFIGDSHAIISYVADRYAKEGADDSLYPRDFYKRAKVHQLQHFANSVMFATCVKPAFRPLFSRLTNKVPEETVKAINEAFDMMQRFLNQNKWAAADHVTIADFSCITCIFALYYLKPFTAESHPRLMDWYQRMMDIPYVNETLYSDTMKGTLQFLDKYVIKA; this is encoded by the coding sequence ATGGCATCGAAACCTGTTCTCTACGGTTCACTTACCAGTCCCACGGTCAATGCGGTGGTCATAGCACTCCGGGCACTCGACGTTGACTATGAATTACGCGATGTGAAACCACTGAAGGGGGAAAATCTGACTGAggaatatttaaacaaaaatcccACCGGCACCATACCCGCTTTGGAAACCGAGGACCATCAGTTTATAGGTGATTCTCACGCCATTATTTCCTATGTGGCAGATCGCTAtgcaaaagagggtgcagatgatTCTTTATATCCCCGCGATTTTTACAAAAGAGCCAAAGTACATCAACTGCAACATTTTGCCAACAGCGTTATGTTTGCCACCTGTGTAAAGCCAGCCTTTCGTCCTTTATTTTCACGCTTGACCAACAAAGTGCCCGAGGAGACTGTGAAGGCAATCAATGAAGCCTTCGACATGATGCAGAGATTTTTGAATCAAAATAAATGGGCTGCCGCAGATCATGTGACAATTGCCGATTTCAGTTGCATTACCTGTATCTTTGCGTTGTATTACCTAAAACCGTTTACAGCTGAATCGCATCCCCGCCTTATGGATTGGTATCAACGAATGATGGATATACCCTATGTCAATGAGACTCTATACAGTGATACTATGAAGGGTACTTTACAGTTTTTGGATAAATATGTTATTAAGGCTTAG
- the LOC106089182 gene encoding glutathione S-transferase 1, producing MASKPILYGTYTSPGVNAVIITFKLLKVDFDFCLVRPMEGESGMPEYLKKNPTGTIPALKTEDQRFLGDSHAITAYIVDRYGNARDDDGSLYPRDLYKRAKVQQLQHFADSILFATCVKPAFAPIFSRLSNTVSEEILKNFDKAYAMMERFLVEHKWLAADHMTIADINCITCMYGLYYLQPFTQETHPLLHDWFQRIMQISEVYDTLMGNSVATSLNFL from the coding sequence ATGGCATCCAAACCAATTctgtatggcacctataccagccCCGGTGTAAATGCTGTCATCATTACCTTCAAATTACTTAAAGtcgattttgatttttgctTAGTGCGGCCCAtggagggagaaagtggcatgcccgaatatttaaagaaaaatcccACCGGTACCATACCCGCTTTGAAGACTGAAGATCAGCGGTTCTTAGGTGATTCACATGCCATTACAGCCTATATTGTGGATCGTTATGGCAATGCTAGGGATGATGATGGCTCCCTATATCCCCGAGATTTGTATAAGCGTGCCAAAGTTCAACAACTTCAACATTTTGCTGATAGCATACTCTTTGCCACATGTGTCAAACCCGCCTTTGCTCCTATATTTTCCCGCTTATCCAATACAGTGTCGGAAGAGATActcaaaaatttcgataaagcttATGCCATGATGGAAAGATTTTTGGTGGAACACAAATGGCTGGCAGCTGATCATATGACCATAGCCGATATCAATTGTATTACCTGCATGTATGGATTGTATTACTTGCAGCCTTTTACGCAAGAAACACATCCACTTCTGCACGATTGGTTTCAGAGAATAATGCAAATATCGGAGGTTTATGATACTTTGATGGGTAATTCTGTGGCGActtctttaaattttcta